The following are encoded in a window of Variovorax paradoxus genomic DNA:
- a CDS encoding acyl-CoA dehydrogenase family protein has translation MLLSADQEAIRDAVRDFSQAEIWPHAPQWDRDHSFPKEVHQGLAALGAYGICVPEEHGGAGLDYLTLALVLEEIAAGDGGTSTAISVTNCPVNAILMRYGNAQQKKKWLEPLAQGQMLGAFCLTEPQAGSDASSLRTTARKDGDGYVIDGVKQFITSGKNGQVAIVIAVTDKGAGKRGMSAFIVPTDAPGYNVARVEDKLGQHSSDTAQINFDSCRIPAENLIGAEGEGYKIALGALEGGRIGIAAQSVGMARSAFDVAVAYAKERQAFGGAIFDQQAVGFRLADCATQIEAARQLIWHAASLRDAGRPCLKEAAMAKLFASEMAERVCSAAIQTLGGYGYVNDFPLERIYRDVRVCQIYEGTSDIQKLLIQRALA, from the coding sequence ATGCTGCTCAGCGCAGACCAGGAAGCCATCCGCGACGCCGTGCGCGATTTTTCGCAGGCCGAGATCTGGCCCCACGCCCCCCAGTGGGACCGCGACCACAGCTTTCCGAAGGAAGTGCACCAGGGCCTCGCCGCACTGGGCGCCTACGGCATCTGCGTGCCCGAAGAGCATGGCGGCGCGGGCCTCGACTACCTCACGCTCGCACTTGTGCTCGAGGAAATCGCGGCCGGCGACGGCGGCACCAGCACCGCCATCAGCGTGACCAACTGCCCCGTCAACGCCATCCTCATGCGCTACGGCAACGCGCAGCAGAAGAAGAAATGGCTCGAGCCGCTGGCCCAGGGCCAGATGCTCGGCGCCTTCTGCCTCACCGAGCCGCAGGCCGGCAGCGATGCCTCGAGCCTGCGCACCACCGCGCGCAAGGACGGCGACGGCTACGTGATCGACGGCGTCAAGCAATTCATCACCAGCGGCAAGAACGGCCAGGTCGCCATCGTCATCGCGGTGACCGACAAGGGCGCCGGCAAGCGTGGCATGAGCGCGTTCATCGTTCCCACCGACGCGCCCGGCTACAACGTCGCGCGCGTCGAAGACAAGCTCGGCCAGCACAGCAGCGACACCGCGCAGATCAACTTCGACAGCTGCCGCATCCCGGCCGAGAACCTCATCGGCGCCGAAGGCGAGGGCTACAAGATCGCGCTCGGCGCACTCGAAGGCGGGCGCATCGGCATCGCCGCGCAGAGCGTGGGCATGGCCCGCAGCGCCTTCGACGTGGCCGTGGCCTACGCCAAGGAACGCCAGGCCTTCGGTGGCGCCATCTTCGACCAGCAGGCCGTGGGCTTTCGCCTCGCCGACTGCGCCACGCAGATCGAAGCCGCGCGCCAGCTCATCTGGCACGCCGCCAGCCTGCGCGACGCCGGCCGGCCCTGCCTGAAAGAAGCCGCCATGGCCAAGCTCTTCGCCAGCGAAATGGCCGAGCGCGTGTGCAGCGCCGCTATCCAGACGCTGGGCGGCTATGGCTACGTGAACGACTTTCCGCTGGAGCGCATCTACCGCGACGTGCGCGTGTGCCAGATCTACGAAGGCACGTCGGACATCCAGAAGCTGCTGATTCAACGCGCGCTGGCGTGA
- a CDS encoding metallophosphoesterase — protein MSRRRGRPWGSIAAALVLAALSIWSFVIEPRWVAARVEPLGSAQWQPPAGLKVAVASDWHLSTRSLWRVTSADRAAALVDQINAAQPDVILLPGDFLAGSGDDEDFSIEAMAAVLGRLKAPQGVYAVLGNHDWWHDGERTAKALSAQGIRVLENASARLPGHELWVVGIGDDSTGHSQPDKALAGVPPGAATLVMMHDPFSFAGMPRTQGLVVAGHTHGGQISVPGYGALVVPGRAPREWAYGWIAHKDNKRMYVTSGLGVSILPVRFNMRPEWVMFR, from the coding sequence GTGAGCCGGCGCCGCGGCCGACCCTGGGGCTCGATCGCCGCGGCACTCGTGCTCGCGGCGCTGTCTATTTGGAGCTTCGTCATCGAGCCGCGCTGGGTGGCCGCGCGTGTCGAGCCCTTGGGCTCGGCGCAGTGGCAGCCCCCGGCCGGCCTGAAGGTCGCGGTGGCCAGCGACTGGCACCTCAGCACGCGCTCGCTGTGGCGCGTGACCAGCGCCGACCGCGCCGCGGCCCTCGTCGACCAGATCAACGCGGCGCAGCCCGATGTGATCCTGCTGCCCGGTGACTTTCTTGCGGGCTCCGGCGACGACGAAGACTTTTCCATCGAAGCCATGGCCGCCGTGCTCGGCCGACTGAAGGCGCCGCAGGGCGTGTACGCGGTGCTCGGCAACCACGACTGGTGGCACGACGGCGAACGCACTGCCAAGGCCTTGTCCGCACAGGGCATCCGCGTGCTGGAGAACGCCTCGGCGCGCCTGCCCGGGCACGAGCTTTGGGTGGTCGGCATCGGCGACGACTCCACCGGCCATTCGCAGCCCGACAAGGCCCTGGCCGGCGTGCCGCCCGGCGCCGCCACGCTGGTCATGATGCACGACCCCTTCAGCTTCGCCGGTATGCCGCGCACGCAGGGCCTTGTGGTGGCGGGGCACACGCACGGCGGGCAGATCAGCGTGCCGGGCTACGGCGCCTTGGTGGTGCCCGGGCGTGCGCCGCGCGAGTGGGCCTATGGGTGGATCGCGCACAAGGACAACAAGCGGATGTACGTGACGAGTGGGCTCGGCGTGAGCATCCTGCCGGTGCGGTTCAACATGCGGCCTGAGTGGGTGATGTTTCGGTAG
- a CDS encoding RusA family crossover junction endodeoxyribonuclease, with protein MAFFSWPLAAASSTKCSGDIFAFCQRATMFEWSRAFGMAVLTNRMGLIVDFLLPRRPVSHQAKSGPNKDAWRDFVYGRAMQAWRARPLTGFPLKFAMVYLSDDPAPGDINNFVKPVQDVLCALIYGDDSMIRDVSAHMRLLSEPNGIRGLPEKLAQALIDGEACVYVAIHDSNELAEELR; from the coding sequence GTGGCATTCTTCAGCTGGCCGCTCGCGGCCGCGAGCAGCACCAAGTGCTCTGGTGATATTTTTGCTTTCTGCCAGCGGGCGACAATGTTCGAATGGTCGCGGGCTTTCGGCATGGCAGTTCTAACTAACCGTATGGGCCTCATCGTTGATTTCCTCTTGCCACGTCGGCCAGTCTCGCATCAAGCTAAGAGCGGGCCGAACAAAGATGCTTGGCGTGATTTTGTGTACGGGCGAGCGATGCAAGCATGGCGTGCACGTCCGCTAACAGGTTTTCCATTGAAGTTCGCCATGGTGTATCTGTCTGATGATCCCGCGCCCGGGGACATCAACAACTTCGTAAAACCTGTGCAGGACGTTCTATGCGCGTTGATCTATGGAGACGATTCAATGATCCGAGATGTTTCTGCTCACATGCGTCTTCTAAGTGAACCGAATGGCATACGCGGACTGCCTGAAAAGTTGGCGCAGGCACTCATCGATGGCGAGGCCTGCGTCTATGTAGCTATTCATGACTCGAACGAACTTGCTGAGGAACTGAGATGA
- a CDS encoding YchJ family protein yields MSATDPTPGPCPCGRTDRRDKPIGYALCCGRYLDDFENTPAPDAESLMRSRYSAFVLARADYLLATWHASKRPASIEFEPGVKWLGLDIRSRSVLDADHAEVEFVARQRSATGVAFRLHERSRFVRENERWFYVDGDLHQPPG; encoded by the coding sequence ATGAGCGCCACCGACCCCACTCCCGGCCCCTGCCCCTGCGGCCGCACCGACCGTCGCGACAAGCCCATCGGCTACGCCCTGTGCTGTGGGCGCTACCTCGACGATTTCGAGAACACGCCTGCGCCCGACGCCGAATCGCTGATGCGTTCGCGCTATTCGGCCTTCGTGCTGGCGCGTGCCGACTACCTGCTCGCCACCTGGCATGCGTCGAAGCGGCCGGCTTCGATCGAGTTCGAGCCGGGCGTCAAATGGCTGGGGCTGGACATCCGCTCGCGCTCAGTGCTCGACGCCGACCACGCCGAGGTCGAGTTCGTCGCCCGCCAGCGCAGCGCGACGGGCGTGGCGTTCCGCCTGCACGAGCGCAGCCGCTTCGTGCGCGAGAACGAGCGCTGGTTCTACGTCGATGGGGACCTGCACCAGCCCCCGGGTTGA
- the thiC gene encoding phosphomethylpyrimidine synthase ThiC, with translation MNAPDKFTSLLSLTREPFPASHKCVIPGSRPDLFVPVRDVALTNGETVSLYDTSGPYTDPKVEIDVRRGLPDVRSAWVIERGDTESYEGRTHHALDDGAKNEDRDAQRLAELRAGASALQRTPRRAKSGANVTQMHYARRGVVTPEMEYVALRENGKREWMAEYLANEERAKRVAGNPMGASIPRIITPEFVRDEVARGRAIIPANINHPEVEPMAIGRNFKVKINANIGNSAVTSSIEEEVEKLVWAIRWGADNVMDLSTGKNIHTTRDWIVRNSPVPIGTVPIYQALEKVGGVAEDLTWEIYRDTLIEQAEQGVDYFTIHAGLRLPFIHLTADRMTGIVSRGGSIMAKWCIAHHKESFLYTHFEDICDIMKAYDVSFSLGDGLRPGSGADANDEAQFAELRTLGELTQIAWKHDVQTMIEGPGHVPMHMIQANMDEQIKHCHEAPFYTLGPLTIDIAPGYDHISSAIGAAMIGWAGTAMLCYVTPKEHLGLPDRDDVKQGIIAYKIAAHAADVAKGHPGARSRDDALSKARFEFRWQDQFNLGLDPDTAREFHDETLPKDSSKVAHFCSMCGPKFCSMKITQEVREYAAKKGVAEREAVAEGMEEKSKEFMAGGGEIYIPIRPVA, from the coding sequence ATGAATGCCCCCGATAAATTCACCTCGCTGCTGTCGCTGACGCGCGAACCCTTTCCCGCGTCGCACAAGTGCGTCATTCCGGGCAGCCGGCCCGACCTGTTCGTGCCCGTGCGCGACGTGGCGCTGACCAACGGCGAAACCGTTTCCCTGTACGACACCTCGGGCCCCTACACCGACCCGAAGGTCGAGATCGACGTGCGCCGCGGCCTGCCCGACGTGCGCAGCGCCTGGGTCATCGAGCGCGGCGATACCGAAAGCTACGAAGGCCGCACGCACCACGCGCTGGACGACGGCGCCAAGAACGAAGACCGCGACGCGCAGCGCCTGGCCGAGCTGCGCGCCGGTGCCTCGGCGCTGCAGCGCACGCCGCGTCGCGCCAAGTCGGGCGCCAACGTCACCCAAATGCATTACGCACGCCGCGGCGTCGTCACGCCCGAAATGGAATACGTGGCGCTGCGCGAGAACGGCAAGCGCGAGTGGATGGCCGAGTACCTGGCCAATGAAGAGCGCGCCAAGCGCGTGGCGGGCAACCCGATGGGCGCGAGCATTCCGCGCATCATCACGCCCGAGTTCGTGCGCGACGAAGTGGCCCGTGGCCGCGCGATCATTCCCGCGAACATCAACCACCCCGAGGTCGAGCCGATGGCCATCGGGCGCAACTTCAAGGTGAAGATCAACGCCAACATCGGCAACTCGGCCGTCACCTCGAGCATCGAGGAAGAAGTCGAAAAGCTGGTGTGGGCCATTCGCTGGGGCGCCGACAACGTGATGGACCTGTCGACCGGCAAGAACATCCACACCACGCGCGACTGGATCGTGCGCAATTCGCCGGTGCCCATCGGCACGGTGCCGATCTACCAGGCGCTCGAAAAAGTGGGCGGCGTGGCCGAAGACCTCACCTGGGAAATCTACCGCGACACGCTCATCGAGCAGGCGGAGCAGGGCGTCGACTACTTCACCATCCACGCGGGCCTGCGCCTGCCGTTCATTCACCTCACGGCCGACCGCATGACGGGCATCGTGTCGCGCGGCGGCTCGATCATGGCCAAGTGGTGCATTGCGCACCACAAGGAGAGCTTCCTCTACACGCACTTCGAGGACATCTGCGACATCATGAAGGCCTACGACGTGAGCTTCTCGCTCGGCGACGGCCTGCGCCCTGGCTCGGGCGCCGATGCGAACGACGAGGCCCAGTTCGCCGAGCTGCGCACGCTGGGCGAGCTCACGCAGATCGCCTGGAAGCACGACGTGCAGACCATGATCGAAGGCCCGGGCCACGTGCCGATGCACATGATCCAGGCCAACATGGACGAGCAGATCAAGCACTGCCACGAGGCGCCGTTCTACACGCTCGGCCCGCTGACCATCGACATCGCGCCGGGCTACGACCACATCTCCAGCGCCATCGGCGCCGCGATGATCGGCTGGGCCGGCACGGCAATGCTCTGCTACGTGACGCCCAAGGAGCACCTGGGCCTGCCCGACCGCGACGACGTGAAGCAGGGGATCATTGCCTACAAGATCGCCGCGCACGCGGCCGATGTGGCCAAGGGCCACCCGGGTGCGCGCTCGCGCGACGACGCGCTGAGCAAGGCACGCTTCGAGTTCCGCTGGCAAGACCAGTTCAACCTGGGCCTGGACCCCGACACGGCGCGCGAATTCCACGACGAGACCCTGCCGAAGGACTCGAGCAAGGTGGCGCACTTCTGCTCGATGTGCGGCCCCAAGTTCTGCTCGATGAAGATCACGCAGGAAGTGCGCGAGTACGCGGCCAAGAAGGGCGTGGCGGAGCGCGAGGCCGTGGCCGAGGGCATGGAAGAGAAGTCGAAAGAATTCATGGCCGGCGGCGGCGAGATCTACATCCCGATCCGACCCGTCGCTTGA
- a CDS encoding HAD family hydrolase codes for MTPFPFSAVLFDCDGVLVDSEPITNRVLAEMLGELGWHLTPTESMDIFTGKAVKDETALIEAKTGFRITDDWLRGFRARRNEALDRDLVAIPHAPAAIREIHTRLKGRIACASGADRHKVELQLAKVGLLDCFEGRIFSGHEMPRSKPYPDVYLAAAEALGVDPRRCAVVEDTVTGATAGVAAGATVFGYSTGESGHSGPGALRGAGAVAVFSDMTELPALLASYGLQAA; via the coding sequence ATGACCCCTTTCCCCTTTTCCGCCGTTCTCTTCGATTGCGACGGCGTGCTCGTCGATTCCGAGCCCATCACCAACCGCGTGCTCGCCGAAATGCTCGGCGAACTCGGCTGGCACCTGACGCCGACGGAGTCGATGGACATCTTCACCGGCAAGGCCGTGAAAGACGAAACGGCGCTCATCGAGGCGAAGACCGGCTTCAGGATCACCGACGACTGGCTGCGCGGCTTCCGCGCCCGCCGCAACGAGGCGCTCGACCGCGACCTCGTCGCCATTCCCCACGCGCCCGCCGCCATCCGCGAGATTCACACGCGGCTCAAGGGCCGCATCGCCTGCGCCTCGGGCGCCGACCGCCACAAGGTCGAGCTGCAACTGGCCAAGGTCGGCCTGCTCGACTGCTTCGAGGGCCGCATCTTCAGCGGCCACGAGATGCCGCGTTCCAAGCCGTATCCCGACGTGTACCTGGCCGCGGCCGAAGCGCTCGGTGTCGACCCCAGGCGCTGTGCGGTGGTCGAAGACACGGTCACCGGCGCCACGGCCGGCGTGGCCGCGGGTGCCACGGTGTTCGGCTACAGCACGGGCGAGTCGGGCCACAGTGGCCCCGGCGCGTTGCGCGGCGCGGGTGCCGTGGCCGTGTTCAGCGACATGACCGAGCTGCCCGCGTTGCTGGCCAGCTACGGCCTGCAGGCGGCCTGA
- a CDS encoding thioredoxin family protein — MTSEYQTEQPDRSEIDALQGPAVVEFGTNWCGICKAAQPNIAEAFAKFPNVRRIKVEDGSGRPLGRSFNVRLWPTLVFMRDGQQVAKLVRPEDSQSIVDALALIDRPA, encoded by the coding sequence ATGACCTCCGAATACCAGACCGAGCAACCCGACCGCAGCGAGATCGACGCGCTCCAGGGCCCGGCCGTGGTGGAGTTCGGCACCAACTGGTGCGGCATCTGCAAGGCCGCGCAGCCGAACATCGCCGAGGCTTTTGCCAAGTTTCCGAATGTGCGCCGCATCAAGGTGGAAGACGGCAGCGGCCGCCCGCTGGGGCGTTCGTTCAACGTGCGGCTGTGGCCCACGCTGGTGTTCATGCGCGACGGGCAACAGGTCGCGAAGCTGGTGCGTCCGGAAGACAGCCAGTCGATCGTGGATGCGCTGGCGTTGATCGACAGGCCGGCCTGA
- a CDS encoding AraC family transcriptional regulator — MSSPAFLRPARAVTPMAFVRAIVQGYARYGKDPAQALQAAQIAPRELNRPGARVTAAQFEALSGHAMQELDDEALGWFSRRLPWGSYGMLCRASLTSPDLGVAIKRWCRHHRLLTEDITLALEVTGGVATLRITENRPLDPAFREFCLVTSLRFMHGYVCWAIDSRISLRQATFPFAAPPHHDAYPLMFTPDVHFDAPQASISFDERYLALPLLRDERALRTMLKRALPLTVLQYRRDRLLGQRVRELLRARAGEATTAEALAGLLNVSGRTLHRQLHEEGTSLQVLKNEVRHELAVEQLRRTTRPIKQVALAVGFRNEKSFSRAFLQWTGHAPRDFRQLGL; from the coding sequence TTGTCGTCTCCCGCCTTCCTGCGACCCGCCCGCGCCGTCACGCCGATGGCCTTCGTGCGAGCCATCGTGCAAGGGTATGCCCGCTATGGCAAGGACCCGGCGCAGGCCCTGCAGGCGGCACAGATCGCGCCGCGCGAACTGAACCGCCCCGGCGCTCGGGTGACGGCCGCGCAGTTCGAGGCGCTGTCGGGCCACGCCATGCAGGAGCTGGACGACGAGGCGCTGGGCTGGTTCTCGCGCCGCCTGCCCTGGGGCAGCTACGGCATGCTGTGCCGCGCCTCGCTGACCTCGCCCGACCTGGGCGTGGCCATCAAGCGCTGGTGCCGCCACCACCGCCTGCTGACCGAAGACATCACGCTCGCGCTGGAAGTGACCGGCGGCGTCGCCACGCTGCGCATCACCGAGAACCGCCCGCTCGATCCGGCGTTCCGCGAGTTCTGCCTGGTGACGAGCCTGCGTTTCATGCACGGCTACGTGTGCTGGGCCATCGACTCGCGCATCTCGCTGCGCCAGGCCACCTTTCCGTTCGCGGCGCCGCCGCACCACGACGCCTACCCACTGATGTTCACGCCCGACGTGCACTTCGACGCGCCGCAGGCCAGCATCAGCTTCGACGAGCGCTACCTGGCGCTGCCGCTGCTGCGCGACGAGCGCGCGCTGCGCACCATGCTCAAGCGCGCCCTGCCACTCACGGTGCTGCAGTACCGCCGCGACCGCCTGCTGGGCCAGCGCGTGCGCGAACTGCTGCGCGCGCGCGCCGGCGAGGCGACCACGGCCGAGGCGCTGGCGGGGCTGCTGAACGTGTCGGGGCGCACGCTGCACCGGCAGCTGCATGAAGAGGGCACCTCGCTGCAGGTGCTGAAGAACGAGGTGCGGCACGAGCTCGCGGTGGAGCAGCTGCGCCGGACCACGCGGCCGATCAAGCAGGTGGCACTGGCGGTCGGGTTTCGCAACGAGAAGAGTTTTTCGCGTGCGTTCCTGCAGTGGACGGGGCACGCGCCGCGGGATTTTCGGCAGTTGGGGTTGTAG
- a CDS encoding isovaleryl-CoA dehydrogenase, which yields MHDFGLNFDLGEDIDALRSAIQDFAAHEIAPRAAEIDRDNLFPHDLWQKLGELGLHGMTVKEEFGGTELGYLAHIVAMEEVSRASASVGLSYGAHSNLCVNQIHRNGSDAQKKKYLPKLVSGEHVGALAMSEPNAGSDVVSMKLKADKKDGYYVLNGGKMWITNGGDADTLVIYAKTEPEMGARGMTAFIVEKNFKGFSAGTKLDKLGMRGSNTYPLFFDNCEVPEENVLGGEGMGAKVLMSGLDYERAVLSGGPLGIMAACMDAVIPYIHERQQFGQSIGEFQLMQGKIADMYSTWQATRAYVYAVGKACDRNDHARTFRKDAAGAILYSAEKATWMAGEAVQTLGGVGYTKDFPVERLWRDAKLYEIGAGTSEVRRMLIGRELFSETA from the coding sequence ATGCACGATTTCGGCCTCAACTTCGACCTGGGCGAGGACATCGACGCGCTGCGCAGCGCGATCCAGGACTTCGCCGCCCACGAAATCGCGCCCCGCGCCGCCGAGATCGATCGCGACAACCTGTTCCCGCACGACCTGTGGCAAAAGCTCGGCGAGCTGGGCCTGCACGGCATGACGGTGAAGGAAGAGTTCGGCGGCACCGAGTTGGGCTACCTGGCCCACATCGTGGCCATGGAAGAAGTCTCGCGCGCCTCGGCCTCGGTGGGCCTGTCGTACGGCGCGCACTCCAACCTGTGCGTGAACCAGATCCACCGCAACGGCAGCGACGCGCAAAAGAAGAAGTACCTGCCCAAGCTGGTGAGCGGCGAGCACGTGGGCGCGCTGGCCATGAGCGAGCCCAACGCCGGCTCCGACGTGGTGAGCATGAAGCTCAAGGCCGACAAGAAGGACGGCTACTACGTGCTCAACGGCGGCAAGATGTGGATCACCAACGGCGGCGACGCCGACACGCTGGTCATCTACGCCAAGACCGAACCCGAAATGGGCGCGCGCGGCATGACCGCCTTCATCGTCGAAAAGAACTTCAAGGGCTTCTCGGCTGGCACCAAGCTCGACAAGCTCGGCATGCGCGGCTCCAACACGTACCCGCTGTTCTTCGACAACTGCGAAGTGCCCGAAGAGAACGTGCTCGGCGGCGAAGGCATGGGCGCCAAGGTGCTGATGAGCGGCCTCGACTACGAGCGCGCCGTGCTCTCGGGCGGCCCGCTGGGCATCATGGCCGCCTGCATGGACGCCGTGATTCCGTACATCCACGAGCGCCAGCAGTTCGGCCAGAGCATCGGCGAGTTCCAGCTGATGCAGGGCAAGATCGCCGACATGTACTCGACCTGGCAGGCCACCCGCGCCTACGTGTACGCCGTGGGCAAGGCCTGCGACCGCAACGACCACGCGCGCACCTTCCGCAAGGACGCGGCCGGCGCCATCCTGTACTCGGCCGAGAAGGCGACCTGGATGGCCGGCGAGGCGGTCCAGACGCTGGGCGGCGTGGGCTACACCAAGGACTTCCCGGTCGAGCGGCTGTGGCGCGACGCCAAGCTGTACGAGATCGGCGCGGGCACGAGCGAAGTGCGCCGCATGCTGATCGGGCGCGAGCTGTTCAGCGAAACGGCCTGA
- a CDS encoding AMP-binding protein, with amino-acid sequence MSMTAALTESYGKGATNVPLIEHPIGDFFDDMVARQPEREALVSRHEGQRFTYRELQTASNKLASALLNLGLVPGDRVGIWSHNNVPWVLMQIATAKVGLILVNINPAYRTSELEYALNKVGCKALVTMAQFKTSDYLGMLRELGPAKLPQLLHTFWIDAKPGQGDEQPGMRRFSELLASGDPADARVAATQKTLKATDPINIQFTSGTTGFPKGATLTHRNILNNGFFIGECMKLTPDDRLCIPVPLYHCFGMVLGNLACLTHGSAIVYPNDGFDPLTVLETVQAEKCTGLHGVPTMFIAELDHPRFKEFDLSTLRTGIMAGSPCPTEVMKRVVDQMHLNEITIAYGMTETSPVSCQSSTDTPLDKRVSTVGTVQPHLEVKIIDPETGAVMPIGKSGELCTRGYSVMHGYWEDEPRTREAIDAERWMHTGDLATMDAEGYVNIVGRIKDLVIRGGENIYPREIEEFLYRHPKVQDVQVVGLPDRKYGEELCAWIIVKPGQTATDTEIRDFCKGQIAHYKVPKYIQFVSEFPMTVTGKIQKFKIRDAMTEQLGLTQEKTA; translated from the coding sequence ATGAGCATGACTGCTGCGTTGACCGAGAGCTACGGCAAGGGCGCCACCAACGTCCCCCTCATCGAACACCCCATCGGCGACTTCTTCGACGACATGGTCGCCAGGCAGCCCGAGCGCGAAGCCCTCGTCAGCCGCCACGAAGGCCAGCGCTTCACCTACCGCGAACTGCAGACCGCGTCGAACAAGCTGGCCAGCGCGCTGCTGAACCTGGGACTCGTGCCCGGCGACCGCGTGGGCATCTGGTCGCACAACAACGTGCCGTGGGTGCTGATGCAGATCGCGACCGCCAAGGTCGGCCTGATCCTCGTGAACATCAACCCCGCCTACCGCACCTCGGAGCTCGAGTACGCGCTCAACAAGGTCGGTTGCAAGGCGCTGGTGACGATGGCGCAGTTCAAGACCAGCGACTACCTGGGCATGCTGCGCGAGCTGGGCCCGGCGAAGCTGCCGCAGCTGCTGCACACCTTCTGGATCGACGCCAAGCCCGGCCAAGGTGACGAGCAGCCCGGCATGCGCCGCTTCAGCGAGCTGCTGGCCAGCGGGGATCCGGCCGATGCGCGCGTGGCCGCGACGCAGAAGACGCTGAAGGCCACCGACCCGATCAACATCCAGTTCACCAGCGGCACCACGGGCTTCCCCAAGGGCGCGACGCTCACGCACCGCAACATCCTGAACAACGGCTTCTTCATCGGCGAGTGCATGAAGCTCACGCCGGATGACCGCCTGTGCATTCCGGTGCCGCTGTACCACTGCTTCGGCATGGTGCTGGGCAACCTGGCCTGCCTCACGCACGGCTCGGCCATCGTGTACCCGAACGACGGTTTCGATCCGCTCACGGTGCTCGAAACCGTGCAGGCCGAAAAATGCACGGGCCTGCATGGCGTGCCCACGATGTTCATCGCCGAGCTCGACCACCCGCGCTTCAAGGAGTTCGATCTGTCGACCTTGCGCACCGGCATCATGGCCGGCTCGCCGTGCCCGACCGAGGTGATGAAGCGCGTGGTCGACCAGATGCATCTGAACGAAATCACCATCGCCTACGGCATGACCGAAACCAGCCCCGTGAGCTGCCAGAGCAGCACAGACACGCCGCTGGACAAGCGCGTGTCGACCGTGGGCACGGTGCAGCCGCACCTCGAGGTGAAGATCATCGACCCCGAGACCGGCGCGGTCATGCCCATCGGCAAGTCGGGCGAGCTGTGCACGCGCGGCTACTCGGTGATGCACGGCTACTGGGAAGACGAACCCCGGACGCGCGAAGCCATCGACGCCGAGCGCTGGATGCACACCGGCGACCTCGCCACGATGGACGCCGAGGGCTACGTGAACATCGTCGGCCGCATCAAGGACCTGGTGATCCGCGGCGGCGAGAACATCTACCCGCGCGAGATCGAAGAATTTTTGTACCGCCACCCGAAGGTGCAGGACGTGCAGGTGGTCGGCCTGCCCGACAGGAAGTACGGCGAAGAGCTGTGCGCCTGGATCATCGTCAAGCCCGGCCAGACGGCCACGGACACCGAGATCCGCGATTTCTGCAAAGGGCAGATCGCGCACTACAAGGTGCCGAAGTACATCCAGTTCGTCTCCGAGTTCCCGATGACGGTGACCGGCAAGATCCAGAAATTCAAGATCCGCGATGCCATGACCGAGCAACTCGGTCTCACGCAAGAAAAGACAGCATGA